A genomic window from Flavobacterium azooxidireducens includes:
- a CDS encoding sodium:solute symporter: protein MEPISILLLILGYFGLLILISSLISKKDEGNDAFFKANKNSPWYLVAFGMIGASLSGVTFISVPGKVEASQFVYFQLVLGYIVGYFVIGTVLLPLYYRLNLTSIYAYLGDRFGRNSYKTGAWFFIISRTVGSNLRLMLVADVLQTIVFDKLNVPYWITVTVTILLIWVYTNKSGIKTIIWTDTLQTLFMLIAVVFCIVTVSQDLGLNITNISGFIADSDLSKTFFFENPSLPSYFWKQFLSGAFIAIVMTGLDQDMMQKNLTCRSLKDAQKNMFWFTIVLTFVNFLFLVMGLLFTEYALKYNIDAHKDQLFPILANEYLGIGVAFFFILGLIAAAYSSADSALTSLTTSFSIDILEIEKKYDSVKQVVIRKQIHKMFVLVSVLVILGFKYFVEDASIIDKVLKFAGFTYGPLLGLYSFGLFTKWNVKDKWVPTVAITAVLSSIILNLFSESWFGFAFGFEILIVNGLLTFLGLMLIRKR, encoded by the coding sequence ATGGAACCGATTTCTATTCTACTACTCATTCTGGGTTATTTTGGATTACTCATTCTGATTTCTTCTTTAATCAGTAAAAAAGACGAAGGAAATGATGCCTTTTTTAAAGCCAACAAAAACTCACCTTGGTATTTAGTTGCGTTCGGAATGATTGGAGCATCGCTTTCGGGTGTAACGTTTATTTCTGTTCCCGGAAAAGTAGAAGCTTCACAATTTGTTTATTTTCAGTTGGTTCTTGGTTACATTGTAGGTTACTTTGTAATTGGAACTGTTTTATTACCACTTTATTATCGATTAAATCTTACTTCAATTTATGCCTATTTAGGTGACCGATTTGGAAGAAACTCCTATAAAACCGGAGCTTGGTTTTTTATCATTTCCAGAACAGTTGGCTCTAACTTGCGGTTAATGTTGGTGGCAGATGTACTCCAAACCATCGTTTTTGATAAATTAAATGTTCCGTACTGGATTACTGTAACCGTTACCATATTACTGATTTGGGTGTACACCAATAAATCCGGCATCAAAACCATTATTTGGACAGACACACTGCAAACACTATTTATGTTAATTGCCGTAGTATTTTGTATCGTAACCGTTTCGCAGGATTTGGGATTAAATATTACTAACATTTCAGGTTTTATTGCCGATAGTGATTTGTCTAAAACCTTCTTTTTTGAAAACCCAAGTTTGCCCAGTTATTTCTGGAAACAGTTTTTATCAGGAGCTTTTATTGCCATTGTAATGACGGGTCTTGACCAAGATATGATGCAAAAAAACCTCACTTGCCGCAGTTTAAAAGATGCTCAAAAAAACATGTTTTGGTTTACGATTGTACTCACATTTGTGAATTTTCTATTCTTGGTGATGGGATTATTGTTCACCGAATATGCCTTAAAATACAATATTGATGCTCACAAAGATCAGCTCTTCCCTATTTTAGCGAATGAATACTTAGGAATTGGCGTAGCGTTTTTCTTCATCCTAGGATTAATTGCCGCAGCCTATTCAAGTGCCGATAGTGCTTTGACTTCGCTCACAACTTCCTTCAGCATTGATATTTTAGAAATTGAAAAAAAATATGATTCAGTTAAGCAAGTTGTTATCCGAAAACAAATTCACAAAATGTTTGTGCTGGTTTCTGTATTAGTTATTCTAGGATTCAAATATTTTGTAGAAGATGCCAGCATAATTGATAAAGTATTGAAATTTGCCGGATTCACTTATGGTCCTTTACTAGGACTTTACAGTTTTGGATTATTCACCAAATGGAATGTAAAAGACAAATGGGTGCCAACTGTAGCCATAACAGCCGTTTTATCCTCAATAATTCTTAATTTATTCAGCGAATCGTGGTTCGGATTTGCCTTTGGTTTTGAAATCTTAATCGTGAATGGATTGTTGACTTTTCTTGGATTGATGCTCATTCGCAAACGGTAA
- a CDS encoding MarC family NAAT transporter produces MELFIYIFAALFSVLNPLGAVPIFVGLTQDYTKVERSRVSLLTALNVFIILIISFFIGEYVLKFFGISIDALRIAGGLIIVSSGFSLLTGKFNKTRGVNKKVENDAQTRNQIALTPLAIPMLAGPGSISLLIAFYQDYDKVSEKIIAVLAILGVALVIYFVLKSAHYLSRILGASGIVAISRIIGFIVIAIGVQYISSSVVNIFKTI; encoded by the coding sequence ATGGAACTATTTATTTACATTTTCGCTGCTTTATTTTCTGTTTTAAATCCGTTAGGAGCTGTGCCAATTTTTGTGGGATTGACCCAAGATTACACTAAAGTTGAACGTTCTCGAGTTTCTTTATTAACGGCATTGAACGTTTTCATTATTTTAATCATCTCCTTTTTTATTGGTGAATATGTGTTGAAGTTTTTCGGAATTAGTATTGATGCTCTTCGAATTGCCGGTGGTTTAATCATCGTGAGTTCAGGTTTTTCACTACTCACCGGAAAATTCAACAAGACGCGTGGTGTAAACAAAAAAGTTGAAAATGATGCTCAAACCCGTAATCAAATTGCATTAACGCCATTGGCGATTCCGATGTTGGCCGGACCTGGCTCAATCTCTTTATTGATTGCTTTTTACCAAGATTATGATAAAGTAAGCGAAAAAATCATAGCTGTTCTGGCTATTTTAGGTGTTGCTTTAGTGATTTATTTTGTATTGAAAAGTGCTCATTACCTTTCCAGGATTTTAGGAGCTTCGGGAATTGTTGCCATTTCGAGAATTATCGGATTTATTGTTATTGCAATTGGTGTGCAATACATCAGTAGTTCTGTGGTGAACATCTTCAAAACAATTTAA
- a CDS encoding DUF4252 domain-containing protein translates to MKKLLFSLLLMSFIACEKEPSLQKYFVEKTESTDFISVDMSPSILNIKPDALSVEQQEALKTFKKMNILAFKINEENKSKFDGERTKVKEILKDEKYQELMKFGSGKEGAAVYYVGKDDAIEEFVLYGSKDENGFAVVRILGNKMNPEDFMTLLSALQKSDIDMEQLKPLEGIFK, encoded by the coding sequence ATGAAAAAATTACTGTTTTCACTTTTGCTGATGAGTTTCATCGCCTGTGAAAAAGAACCCAGCTTGCAAAAATATTTTGTAGAAAAAACAGAATCAACCGATTTTATTTCTGTTGATATGTCGCCAAGCATCTTGAATATCAAACCGGATGCATTGTCTGTGGAACAACAAGAAGCTTTGAAAACATTCAAAAAAATGAATATTTTGGCTTTCAAAATCAATGAAGAAAACAAATCCAAATTTGATGGAGAAAGAACCAAAGTGAAAGAAATTTTAAAAGACGAAAAATACCAAGAACTGATGAAATTTGGTTCCGGTAAAGAAGGTGCTGCCGTTTATTATGTTGGAAAAGACGATGCCATCGAAGAGTTTGTGCTCTACGGAAGTAAAGATGAAAATGGTTTTGCCGTTGTTCGAATTTTAGGAAACAAAATGAATCCTGAAGATTTTATGACACTGTTAAGTGCTCTTCAAAAATCTGACATCGACATGGAGCAACTAAAACCATTGGAAGGAATTTTTAAATAA
- a CDS encoding CoA-binding protein → MKKTLVIGASTNPERYSFLAINSLVDKQHSVVAIGQRIGEVAGVKIQTKQIPFKNIHTVTLYLNPKGQRDYYNYIVGLQPKRVIFNPGTANPEFYALLGINNIKVEEACTLVLLSTNQY, encoded by the coding sequence ATGAAAAAAACCTTAGTTATTGGAGCTTCCACAAATCCGGAACGCTATTCTTTTTTAGCAATAAATAGTTTAGTTGACAAGCAACATTCAGTTGTTGCTATTGGGCAGCGTATTGGTGAAGTAGCTGGTGTGAAAATCCAAACCAAACAAATTCCGTTTAAAAATATTCATACCGTAACGTTGTATTTGAATCCGAAAGGGCAGCGTGATTATTACAATTATATCGTGGGCCTGCAACCAAAAAGAGTGATTTTTAATCCTGGAACAGCAAATCCGGAGTTTTATGCTTTGTTGGGGATTAACAATATTAAAGTGGAAGAGGCTTGCACGTTGGTTTTACTTTCTACGAATCAGTATTAA